TGGTGTGCAGGTTGATTCTGCCTTCAGAGGCAAAGGTCTCCAGAAAATGGCACACCAGATTGGCAGGCAAATCGGTGATATTCTTCTCATCGAAGGGGATCTCTATGACGGCATATCCCCTGCCGCTGATGTCGACCGCTACCAGGGCCAGGGCATCGTCCATGGGTACTATGGCGTGAGCCATCCTCACAATGCCCTGCTTTTCACCCAGTGCCTGATTGAAGGCGCGTCCCAGGCAAAGCGCCACGTCCTCTACCAGGTGATGGGAATCAGACCCCGTAGCGGAGACCTTGAGGTCAAAGGATCCGTGCTGGGAGAGTTGGGCCAGCAGATGGTCAAACATCCTTATCCCGGTGGTGATCTCGGAATCACCCTTGCCATCGATCACCAGCTCCAGACTGATGCACGTCTCCTTGGTTTCACGCTTGATGACCGCTATTCTCTTGGACATGTCTTTTGTCTCCTCTTTTGCTCTACATGCTGGTC
This Chloroflexota bacterium DNA region includes the following protein-coding sequences:
- the hisB gene encoding imidazoleglycerol-phosphate dehydratase HisB, giving the protein MSKRIAVIKRETKETCISLELVIDGKGDSEITTGIRMFDHLLAQLSQHGSFDLKVSATGSDSHHLVEDVALCLGRAFNQALGEKQGIVRMAHAIVPMDDALALVAVDISGRGYAVIEIPFDEKNITDLPANLVCHFLETFASEGRINLHTKLLRGSNDHHKAEATFKALARALDAATQFDERIRGRVPSTKSIID